One Palaemon carinicauda isolate YSFRI2023 chromosome 4, ASM3689809v2, whole genome shotgun sequence DNA segment encodes these proteins:
- the LOC137639553 gene encoding uncharacterized protein, producing MGAGSVSEYGKKGDLTDWNNYRGITSTSVVMKVYSKLNLKRLESKNDEKLKDEQAGFCKGRSYTVQIFTITHVVQQCVVYRNPLFMAFVDYEKLVDSVHRPIL from the coding sequence atgggagctgggagtgttaGTGAATACggcaaaaaaggagatctaactgattggaataattacagaggcatcacatctacgtcagttgtcatgaaggtATATAGTAAGCTCaatttaaagagactagagagtaagaatgatgaaaagctgaaagatgaacaagcaggattttgtaaaggtagaagttatactgtcCAAATTTTCACTATaacacatgtggtacagcaatgtgtagtatatagaaatccactttttatggcatttgtggactatgaaaaactcgttgatagtgtgcaccgaccaattttgtag